Genomic window (Oncorhynchus mykiss isolate Arlee chromosome 28, USDA_OmykA_1.1, whole genome shotgun sequence):
TTCCTTGCTCTAGCCATGCCAAGTTTGTAGAATTAGAGCTTTGGCtgattttaaatgttatttttttttatatatatatatgtacaaatAAATGAAGCTTAATGAACTGAAGCAGATGTGTGTAAAAGTTGTTTTTCTTTTCAATTTTCAAggcaggcagcaggtagcctagtggttagagcgtagggccaGTAACTGAACGGTTGTTGGATTGAATCCCAAGGTAAATATCTGTTACTGATCCCTGATAGgctgtcttaactgacttgcctaataaaaATAATGAAGAAGACCTGTATAAAGGTAGATACCTGAAGATTTAAAGTGGAATatgtattttacatttatttatttatatatttctaggcaagtcagttgagaacaaactCTTAATTTACAATGGGGacagcctacactggccaaacccggacgacgctgggccaattgtgcgctgccctatgggactcccaatcactgccggttgtgatacaacctgtaTTTATAGggtatacatgatgtattgtacACATTCTTCTTGTCATAATCATACATGATGTATCACCTAAACTCCCATAAAGGAAATGTATTAGTCACTGCCTGCATGTGAAAGTTTTAAATAAAAAGTACAATGAGTGCATGGCAAATGAAACAGGATGAAAGAATAGGTTCATCATCTTTAATTATATTGCCTACTGCTGGGTACCGCTACATGTAAGGCCTATCTATACATTGCTCAACAGTCACAGCTCAGCTTTTTCACGTGACACACCACAGCCTATCCTGATAGGTCTACAGTTGTGCCGCGTTCATATTATGTCGGAAACTCGGAAATGTCTGAATTGCATACTCGTTGTATAAATACGATACAGGTACCTGCGTTTCCCACTTGGGAAGTATCAGAACCGACCAATTGGAAGCTCTGCGCTAATAACTGACTTTAATTTGAACTCGGAAGTCCCGAGTTTCCAACAGGACGTGAACGCGGCCTTATTATTACATTCCAGTCTCAAATAGATGAGGGATTGCAGTGAAGGGCCGTCTCCTCCTTTCCCCGTCTATTGGCCAGTTTCACTTAATTCCACAGCAGTGAAATGTGCGGCTGTGTTAGCCCACATGAAAGGGAGACTGAGGAAAAAAGTAAAGTATGTCCGCGGCCTGTTGTCATTTCAGATTATGGATAGGCATTAGCAAACACAGAGTTGAGATATTTGCAGGACACATTGCTTGGTAGTGCTACACTACTTGAACGTTTAATTTATTTCCTCATGCCTTTCGATTCCGAGCCTTGGGATGAAACTGTAGTTATTGTCCATCCCTGGATCTCTCAAATCCCACTGTAGTTCGTTTTCTGAGGCCCTGTAATTCCTGGAAACCTGTGGATAGGGTAGGCTAATCGGTTTAGCACTTCATGGACACTGCTAAAATTAAGGGGGTGGCGGATAAATGTCTAGCTAGAATTAAGTATATTATTTAATCTCTATAAGAATGAAAGACTCATGAATTGTCTACAAATATCTAAATTATTTTAAATTGATAAAATGTGTAAACTAAATGCGCTCATTAAAGATAAATTACAGCATCACGATCAAGCTATTTCTTATGAAATACTGCCGTATGTTTTTAGCTTGAGCCTCCGCCTTTGTCTCCTTCTTTCTCGCATGTTTTTACTTGGGAGTTCCTCCCCCTGCGGCGCTGGGCGGAGTTTCATACCGAACAAGACGCTCCTTTTGTCGGATCCGTTCCGACCTGACTCCCCGGGGTTTACGGCTGAAAAAACGACACTTAAAACAGCCCTAAAATAATTAAACACGAATACCTTGATTTGTAGTAACAACGCTGGTTTCTAACTGCCACGAAAGGTGAGTGAAAAGTTGTGTTTTGATGGCGTTAAAAGCGATTTTTAAGTCGTGTCTCCCCGAGTCTTAATAACATTCATGGCGGCTCTGCAGTGAGAGCTTTGGGGCGAAAGCAAGCAGATGCGTTCGCTCGCGTATCTGTTTTTCAGCAAGTTCTAGCTTTATAAGCATTTCTGAACTTTTCACTTACTGCTTTGGTAGTTAGAGGACCACATTGACAGTTAAATGCAGTCTCCAAATTATAACATTTAAAAAGGCGACTTTTCACAAATTGACGATTTAGACTATGCTACAAAATGCACTATGTACATCCAGTCTGCTAATAGGGCATTGAGTCTACAGTGGTTCTCTTGTCAATGTACTTAGTGTAAAATATAGAAATTGGTTTGGTAGCAAGTTTTCATGCCAGCGGAAGCTGCGTTTTGACTCCTGCCCGAATAAGGGCGCCATTACTGGGGTAGCAAGCAAAGAACGGTCGGTGTTCCCAAAGCAAACTTAAAAGGCTGTAGCCTTGATTTAAAATAGAAAGACATTTAAAATAGTAATGCCACGGCCCCTCGAAATATGTGAATGCAGCGTAGCGCTCTGAGCGTAGCATTTTATGTTTTCATAGTTTTAGGCTGTGAAATATTCACAGGATTGTTATCGGTAGATGTATAGATGGATGCGACAATCTTTTTTTAATGCAATGTAACGTTTAGGCCTATTCTTTAAGTTTGCAGTATATGTTTTCCCGAAGTTTGACCTTGTGAGCGGGCCACGATGACACTACACCGAGAAAGCGACGCCTCGGTCGGGTGCACAGCTGCGCCACAGCTTGGGGGAAGCGGGCGGGGGTAGGCGCGCACTTTCTGGCAGTTCGATTCAGCCCTCCGCCACGGAATGTTAAAGCATTCTATTCCCTTGTCTAGAACGCTCCCTTCATCCTATAAATTTAGGCCTATTATCTAGCCTAGGCTATTTAAGGGATTTCGTATCACCCCATGTGGGAAAATATCTTAATTTAAAACGTACGTAGGCTACATTTGTTGTTTGAGACAGTTGTGGATGTATTTATGTAGCCTAGGCTAAGACTATTTGGATAAGGCACAACTGTCAGAGGGTTCAGCGGCAGGAGTGGTGTTTTGACCGGCACCTGGTGACGTTTTACGGCCGAGCGGTCCCCATTGTTGACACTATCACAAATATGCACTCAGACCTAAatcaaacattttgttttcaggTTTATCGTGTAACTTAATCATTGGGCTATGCCTTGAAACTATACGTAGGGTTTTAAGTTGCCTGGTGCAATATCTATCGACCGACCGACACAGTCGCGGTTAGTTAGCCTATCTAGGCTATGCAGTTCAGGGGTATAGGCCTGGTGAAAAGAAGCTGAAAAGACCAACGGCGGCCGCGGAACTGTGCGCACCCGAGATGACTGCCCCTTTGCGTCTCACTTGGTACAGGGACCGTGCGTTTCTCAAATTCTGCATTATACATTTTCAGAACATACCGCAAAAATGAATAAAGAACGGTTGCATATTGCGCTCATTTGTACTATATTAGCCTACAGGCCTAGGCTATTATAAGCGCCTTTGACGCGCTCCTGTCTACCGGGTGACAGGCGAGGAGGTTGGCAGGCACACAGCACTTGCGTCTCACGTCCGGAGTCGAGACCGAGGCTTCGAATTTGGAAACGCCCGTGTTTGGATTGCTGGGCTCAGCACTAACTCAATTTTTAAAAGATACTCTGTTCTACGGTATTTCAACGCTTATTTTAAGCTGTAGCATTTTATCAATTACTCAGTTGACAAGCAAAAACTTCAGTTTGCTCTCACCGCGCCATCACTTCGGTAAGCTATCCACCACAGTGAAAGGTCAGCTGAGCGCTTTGATAACGTTCCGAACGTTATCGATCTCCAAACGAATTAATATGATGTATCCATTCGGCTGTAGTTGAAAAACAACACGATGAAACAATAAATTGATCGATCCTCTCGGTAAATCGTATTGTGTGCCACTCTTTCCAGAAGAACACGATGTACCCTCATATGGGAAAGGATGGGTAGACTTGGGCGGAGCATCCGCATGACCGACTTTTCCTGTATCAGAAATACACGTGTCGCTATTTTGTGTTAAAAGTGTAGCTTTTGAAAACGTATTTGTGCATTTCCTATTGGTTACTCTACTTGTAGTAAAGACGTTTGACCTTGAGCATAAAGGTGCTTTGTCAGCTGAATAATTGTCAAGTCGCGCAACTTCCCCATATCAACTAATTTAGTCGTGGATGGAACCATAAAATTACATTAGAACACCTGGATGGAACGTCATGAGTCAGTTCTTGAACTGTAGATACATTCTCGTGTAGATGCATATCTTTACGCCTATATTGGAATTGGTGAGTTTTTAGCATAGGCTGTAGCTCAGACAATTTTCTCCTTGCTATTTCCACTTTTAGCCATAGTTAATTTGTTTATAAtaggagttttttttttcttctaaagttGTTACAGACAGGACCCTAAATATTTGAATAATTTGTGGTTCTCCAGAATCTGTAGAAGCCGGGTCAGTTGAGCTGCCCACAGACGCTGCACCATGAACGGCAGCAGCAGTGTGTCCTCTGCGTCACAGACCATCCAGATAAAAACAGAACCAGGTAGGGTACATAACCAAAACCACCCCTTCCCTTCATCAACCACAATATGTAGTATTTCTTCTAATTCTAGTTCTGTAGTTTTGTGGATCCTTCCATCATGTGTGTCCCAATTGGATGTAAATGTATGATTTTCTTGGTGTATTCTTGCCTTTAAAGTTGTATAGTGGTAGCGTAGGGTCTCTCACAGTCAGGATAAGTGATGTGTTAAATTTTGGTTGACTATTGAAAGattagtgtttttattttattttttatttgttgacATTTTACTTAGATTTGTCTGACAGTTGTTTATCTATTCTGGGGTCAGCTTGAGGTTTATTGTGTCTAATAAAAAAaggcaagacaaaacaaaacacaccTGCTCTTTGATGTTGCTTGATGGATGTGTGTGCGGTTGTGTGATTGTCTATGCTCCAGTTGTGGATGCTTGGAGTAAGGAGGACTGCCTCACTCTTTTGGAGAGAATTCGGAGCCTGTTGCCTGATGGTGATGCCATGAAATACAAAACCACAGAGTCCCACTTTGACTGGGAGAAGGTCTGCTTCGGAGGCTTCACCGGTGACATGTGCAAACAGAAGTGGGCGAAGGTGTCCACCGAGGTTAGCCAATTACAAGTCACAATTTTAGCCAATCACAACAGCAGAAAAATCTATTTTCTGTTTTTAATGTGGAGGGAAGTGTCACAAATTACAGAAAGCAATGTCTAGCGTCTTTTTCTACTGGAAAAATCTTACTGTTGCAAAATGAAACACGGCACCATGAAACAAATGTTTACAACAATTTCAGGTTACACCTTAATCCATTTGATACTATGTGTTCAGGTGCGGAAGTTTAGGACTATGACCGAGCTCATAGTTGATGCCATTGAGTTTGTGAAGAACCCTTACAAAGGCAAGAAATTGAAGGTAAGCAAATCAGGTTTTACTTTGTACCCATGAAATGTCACAAAATGCTAAGGTTATACTTTTCAAATCTCACATCTTCTACCATACAAATGACCATTGTTCTGTTTTCCACCCTTTCAGACACATCCAGACTTCCCAAAGAAACCCCTTACACCGTATTTCCGGTTCTTCATGGAGAAGCGAGCCAAGTATGCCAAGATCCACCCGGAGATGAGCAACCTTGACCTCACCAAGATTCTGTCCAAGAAATACAAGGAACTCCCAGACAAGAAAAAGGTGATGGTCAAGTCTACCATGCCGTTTCATTATGGCTTCGGGATCATCTTTATTTAATTCAAAGGCAGATCCCAAATCTGTACATAACATaactgtataaaaaaaaacagagtgGTTTGTGGCTGGACAACTACCTGAACCAATTACTTACTTTTCTTGCCTCTGAATTGATAGCTTTCTATCCAGCCTCTCTTCttccattaaaaaaaagaagaagaattgaacctttatttaactaggtaagtcagttaagaacaaattcttatgtacgatgacggcctactccagccaaacccggatgacgctgagccaattgtgcgccgccctatgggactcccaatcacggcctggaTGCGATACGGCCTGGATGTATCACATGGGAGTAACTCTGTTAGTTTTTCAGTTAATAACTAATTGAGTGAGGGTTATTCTCTGTTCCCCAACAGCAAAAGTACATCACAGAGTTTCAGCGAGAGAAGGAGTCCTTTGAGAAGAATATGGCCCGATTCAAGTGAGTGGCGTTTTTTTTGTGTCGTTGAAGCCAGCCGTCAGTGGCCAAATTAGCTTCCTCTGAACCTTCCTGCTGAATAATAAGCAACACTTTCCAAAACTGATGCATTTTCCTTGAAAAGAAACCAAGTGATCACTTTCCTCTATCTGTTGGTTGAAAGGGTATACCACCCATATACAGCTGCCTTAACGTCTTTGCTCTTGTTCCCCAGAGAGGACTACCCGGAGTtgatagaggagagaaagaagtcGGACCTCCCTGAGAAGCCCAAGACACCCCAGCAGCTGTGGTACAACCATGAGAAGAAGACCTACATGAAGCTCCACCCTGATGTGAGTGTGTGCAGTGCAACCCGCCCAACTAAGTCCGGGATTTCACGAAATGATACTGTCAAGTGTTGTGCTTCCTTGAATTTACCCTAAAAATAAAATGTCCCTTTTGGAATTCTTAGTGGTGAATGATGAATGCCATTCCTTTCTCTGGGGTTACCAGGTGAGCCAGAAGGAGCTGAAGGAAGCTCTGAGGAGACAGTGGTCCCAGCTGTCAGACAAGAAGAGACTTAAGTGGATCAGCAAGGCCCTGGAGCTGCAGAAAGACTATGCGGTAAGAGGGTTTGGTGTGAAGGGGTGCCGGAGTTCAGAGGATTCGTACATTTTCAAAAGGATAGCGCCTCAAGACACAACTTGGTAATCCTCTACTATTCTTTATTCCTGGTAGAAGAAACGAGCAAATTTGCCATTTTCTATGTGATATACACTGCCTAGAGAGTAAGGCTGTGTTTACATGTTTCATGAATTGGTCTTTTgttcaatcagatcagctctgaaaaagatctgatgtgattggtcaaaataccaattattgGTATTTAGATCAGTAGATCAGATCAGTagatcagaattggtctgcctgtgtaaacgcagccttgcAAGCACATTCTAAATAATTAGTATTTCATCCCCTTTTTGTGGAAATATAGCACAATCAATGACAATTTCAGTgacttaaaataaaaaaataaaaattaaaggCTTGATGAGAAATTgtctcaattttttttttgtcacccGAAAAGTTTGAATCCATGGTTCTCTCTCCAGGGTTGTATGAGAGTCTACCAAGAGGCCCATCCAGACGCTGAAGAGCACGTCAAGTCCGTCCTCACCAAAGCCGAGCGGCAGCTCAAGGACAAGTTCGACGGCAGACCAACCAAACCACCGCCGTAAGTTGCTTGATCGGAGTCGCACAATGTTCTTTCAATAAAATAATATCAGTGGAGAGGGGGGTAGCAGAATGGGGAAGGGACTGAGGTGGGCCTCACACCCCCATGGTCAGGATGTGATCTAGTATCAGCAGCGATACCAGACTCTGGCACAGCCTCTTGACAGTTCTGAAAAGACCAAAGGGATTTTTACCCTCAGGTATTTTTCCCCCCAGAGATTTATGGATTGGAGATCCTTATGCAAACAGTAGCTCTTGGTTTCTCAGTGAAAACATCTGTTGAGTTTAAAGACCTTTGTCGTCGAATTCTATAGCGCTGAACTAGGTTCTTGGCTTTTCGGGTCTTCAGGAACGGTTACTCCCTATACTGTGCCGAGCTGATGGTGAACATGAAGGATGTTCCCAGTACGGAGCGTATGGTGCTGTGCAGTAAGCAGTGGAAGGTGATGACGCAGAAGGAGAAGGACATGTTTCAGAAACGCTGTGAGCAGGTCAGTCTTGTTCAGTTCCGTTCAAGGGGGGAAATTGCAATGAATCACCAGTATTTTGTCTTTATGTCGTAGACCGGCCCAGCACGGCATTCTTAATAGATACTTTAATTATTTTGGCCTCTATAGGTTTCAATATGTAATGTGAAGGTTTGAAAGGGTTTGGTGAGCCATGATGAAAGTTTTGTATTCTTGTCATTCACCAGTCGTATCAATGCTCTTTCACCCCTGTGTGTCCCACTACAGAAAAAGAAGCAGTACGAAATTGACCTACAGAGGTTTCTCGAGGTAAGTAGAACTGAATATACccatagtactgtagtacataTCACACTACACATTCTTGGCTGACCTGAGTTTTAGTAGTGGAAGTCTGGCAGGCTACATGTCGGTTCTCTTTCTTCAGAGCCTcccggaggaggagagggaccggGTGATGACGGAGGAGAAGCTGGGGGGCTCGCGGCTGGGCATGGGGGGTGTTGGCAGCCCTCACAGATCCAAGTCCCCGTCCGCCAAGGTGGGTCTCACAAAACTACAACAGGTATGTCACCACCTTTTCAGCCACAAGGTGGGCTTTCTGTTAGGTTACAGTGAAGGTGGGCTATGGCTTTCTGTTAGGTTACAGTGAAGTCGGGCTATGGCTTTCTGTTAGGTTACAGTGAAGGTGGGCTATGGCTTTCTGTTAGGTTACAGTGAAGGTGGGCTATGGCTTTCTGTTAGGTTACACTGAAGGTGGGCTATGGCTTTCTGTTAGGTTACAGTGAAGGTGGGCTATGGCTTTCTGTTAGGTTACAGTGAAGGTGGGCAATGGCTTTCTGTTAGATTACAGTGAAGCTGTAACCTATGTCTTGCTACAGTGAAAGTTTGGCACCTGGTCAGTCACTGGGAAGGTTTACTAACTATTTCATATGTTGggtcaacatcaaatcaaattttattggtcacatttagcagatgctattgtggGTGTAGTAGATGTTTGAACTATGTTACCTGTTAAGATTTTCCATTTAAAGGTATACTAGGTACACAATGTATATGCTACCTGCATTGACACCAGGTCTGTCTCTGTATGGGATTCCTTCAGGAGCGCTGTCGCGAAGCTGAGCAGGGGCACTGGGTACACTCCGGCCTGACGACGAAAGAGAAGCGCGACGGCAAGAAGAGGACCAAACTCCCTGAGACACCCAAGACTGCCGAGGAGATGTGGCAACAAGGCGTCGTAGGAGACTACCTGGCCAAGTACAGGGTGAGAAAGAGGGACTATTAGGATTTTATCTTAATTAATATCCCTATATTCATCCTTATATCTATATTCATTTTTATAGTTCTCTATCTGGTTTTATTGTTTCACATTTTAGATTGAAGTAGTTGTTTTCCAACAACTCAACAAAATCATATATTCTTTTACAAACACTGTATACTGTGGCGGGTCAAATAAAATTAGCTCGTGGGCCAGTTGTGGCGCGCAGACCACCAGTTGAAGTCCCATGCTGTACAGCATCTAGGAATGCGCTTTTAATCCTTACAGTCCTAAAGTGAAAAAAAACAACTTCTGTGTTCCATGTCTTCTGGTTACAGAGTGACCGTAAGAAGACCCAGAGTGCCATGGAGTCAGCCTGGAAGGCcatggagaagaaggagaagatcCCTTGGATCAAGAAGGCGGCTGAAGACCAGAAGCGATACGAGGTTCAGTACCGGCCCGTGGTCAGTGACCAGACGTTTTGACCGCTGTCTTCTCCAGTTGTGCTGAAGAAATGTCAAAATGTTGGTCGCCCTCCCCAACTTCTGCTCCTCCCCATTCCTGtttctcccaccctcctccaaGCCACCTCCTCCCCATTCCTTCCTGGCCCTACCCTCCTCCaagtcccctctccttcccctcccctcctcccccaagCCACcccccttccccatccctccacgtaaaaatcgtctgtccttgtttgcaacactcactactgagttccaaactgcctctggaagcaatgtcggcacaagaactgttcattgggagcttcatgaaatgggtttccatggcgaAGCAGCTgcacgcacacaagcctaagatcaccatgtgcaatgcaaagagtcggctggagtggtgtaaagctcgctgccattggactctggagcagtggaaacgtgttctctggagtgatgaatccggCTTCACCATAGTCCTACGGACtaatctggatttggcggatgccaggataatgctacctgccccaatgcatagtgccaactgtaaagtttggtgaaggaggaataatggtctggggctgtttttcatggttcgggctaggccccttagttccagtgaagagaaatcgtaaagctacagtatacaatgacattctagatgattctgtgcatccaacttttttggcaacagtttggggaaggccctttcctgtttcagcatgacagtgcccctgtgcacaaacgaggtcaatacagaaatggtttgtcgagatcggcgtggcctgcacagagccctgacctcaaccccatcgaacacctttgggatgaattggaaatcCGACTGcgtgccaggcctaatcgcctgacctcactaatgctcttgtggctgaatggaagcaagtccccacagaaatgttccaacatctagtggaaagccttcccagaagagtggaggctattatagcagcaaagggggaccaactccatattaatgcccgtgattttggaatgagatgtttgagcaggtgtccacatactttcggtcatgtagtgtgtgtttgttcggTGTTGGaatatgtgatgtgtgtgtgtatataatgagGATCCAATCAACAGTCCCTGTGTTTTGATGGGTGTAATTTTCATGAGCCATATTTTTTTGACATGGGTTAAATAATGGCAAGTACTTCCAAATACTTGATTTGTTGCCCTTTTAAAGTGTAATCCTTTGAAAGTATTtgacatgtacagtacacccaggtctgatgcgttgttgt
Coding sequences:
- the ubtfl gene encoding upstream binding transcription factor, like isoform X1; the encoded protein is MNGSSSVSSASQTIQIKTEPVVDAWSKEDCLTLLERIRSLLPDGDAMKYKTTESHFDWEKVCFGGFTGDMCKQKWAKVSTEVRKFRTMTELIVDAIEFVKNPYKGKKLKTHPDFPKKPLTPYFRFFMEKRAKYAKIHPEMSNLDLTKILSKKYKELPDKKKQKYITEFQREKESFEKNMARFKEDYPELIEERKKSDLPEKPKTPQQLWYNHEKKTYMKLHPDVSQKELKEALRRQWSQLSDKKRLKWISKALELQKDYAGCMRVYQEAHPDAEEHVKSVLTKAERQLKDKFDGRPTKPPPNGYSLYCAELMVNMKDVPSTERMVLCSKQWKVMTQKEKDMFQKRCEQKKKQYEIDLQRFLESLPEEERDRVMTEEKLGGSRLGMGGVGSPHRSKSPSAKVGLTKLQQERCREAEQGHWVHSGLTTKEKRDGKKRTKLPETPKTAEEMWQQGVVGDYLAKYRSDRKKTQSAMESAWKAMEKKEKIPWIKKAAEDQKRYEVQYRPVRELLEMRTAQAGAGQRKPKFEGEPRKPPVSGYQMFSQELLTNGELNHFSLKERMVEIGKRWHKLSQSHKDKYKKLVEELQIEYKAELEAWVKSLSPQERAVYKEFSTTKRRSTTKARGGPGAKVRVTAVKGKAVGARAAAAGVGGGKRAMAYRAKVTVPFSSDCFPQTDGDTHSRIRPTQMTMTRRTRQTPTTNHPAAPTAKIMTTTNLRAPAALPQRTAVTQTQTSPHPPILPPQKRRVCAGHASS
- the ubtfl gene encoding upstream binding transcription factor, like isoform X4 is translated as MNGSSSVSSASQTIQIKTEPVVDAWSKEDCLTLLERIRSLLPDGDAMKYKTTESHFDWEKVCFGGFTGDMCKQKWAKVSTEVRKFRTMTELIVDAIEFVKNPYKGKKLKTHPDFPKKPLTPYFRFFMEKRAKYAKIHPEMSNLDLTKILSKKYKELPDKKKQKYITEFQREKESFEKNMARFKEDYPELIEERKKSDLPEKPKTPQQLWYNHEKKTYMKLHPDVSQKELKEALRRQWSQLSDKKRLKWISKALELQKDYAGCMRVYQEAHPDAEEHVKSVLTKAERQLKDKFDGRPTKPPPNGYSLYCAELMVNMKDVPSTERMVLCSKQWKVMTQKEKDMFQKRCEQKKKQYEIDLQRFLESLPEEERDRVMTEEKLGGSRLGMGGVGSPHRSKSPSAKVGLTKLQQERCREAEQGHWVHSGLTTKEKRDGKKRTKLPETPKTAEEMWQQGVVGDYLAKYRSDRKKTQSAMESAWKAMEKKEKIPWIKKAAEDQKRYEVQYRPVRELLEMRTAQAGAGQRKPKFEGEPRKPPVSGYQMFSQELLTNGELNHFSLKERMVEIGKRWHKLSQSHKDKYKKLVEELQIEYKAELEAWVKSLSPQERAVYKEFSTTKRRSTTKARGGPGAKVRVTAVKGKAVGARAAAAGVGGGKRAMAYRAKQDTSDSDDDDKTDSSDSDDESSGSSDSEDNDDDQSEGSSSSSSEDSSDSDTD
- the ubtfl gene encoding upstream binding transcription factor, like isoform X3 gives rise to the protein MNGSSSVSSASQTIQIKTEPVVDAWSKEDCLTLLERIRSLLPDGDAMKYKTTESHFDWEKVCFGGFTGDMCKQKWAKVSTEVRKFRTMTELIVDAIEFVKNPYKGKKLKTHPDFPKKPLTPYFRFFMEKRAKYAKIHPEMSNLDLTKILSKKYKELPDKKKQKYITEFQREKESFEKNMARFKEDYPELIEERKKSDLPEKPKTPQQLWYNHEKKTYMKLHPDVSQKELKEALRRQWSQLSDKKRLKWISKALELQKDYAGCMRVYQEAHPDAEEHVKSVLTKAERQLKDKFDGRPTKPPPNGYSLYCAELMVNMKDVPSTERMVLCSKQWKVMTQKEKDMFQKRCEQKKKQYEIDLQRFLESLPEEERDRVMTEEKLGGSRLGMGGVGSPHRSKSPSAKERCREAEQGHWVHSGLTTKEKRDGKKRTKLPETPKTAEEMWQQGVVGDYLAKYRSDRKKTQSAMESAWKAMEKKEKIPWIKKAAEDQKRYEVQYRPVRELLEMRTAQAGAGQRKPKFEGEPRKPPVSGYQMFSQELLTNGELNHFSLKERMVEIGKRWHKLSQSHKDKYKKLVEELQIEYKAELEAWVKSLSPQERAVYKEFSTTKRRSTTKARGGPGAKVRVTAVKGKAVGARAAAAGVGGGKRAMAYRAKVTVPFSSDCFPQTDGDTHSRIRPTQMTMTRRTRQTPTTNHPAAPTAKIMTTTNLRAPAALPQRTAVTQTQTSPHPPILPPQKRRVCAGHASS
- the ubtfl gene encoding upstream binding transcription factor, like isoform X6; translated protein: MNGSSSVSSASQTIQIKTEPVVDAWSKEDCLTLLERIRSLLPDGDAMKYKTTESHFDWEKVCFGGFTGDMCKQKWAKVSTEVRKFRTMTELIVDAIEFVKNPYKGKKLKTHPDFPKKPLTPYFRFFMEKRAKYAKIHPEMSNLDLTKILSKKYKELPDKKKQKYITEFQREKESFEKNMARFKEDYPELIEERKKSDLPEKPKTPQQLWYNHEKKTYMKLHPDVSQKELKEALRRQWSQLSDKKRLKWISKALELQKDYAGCMRVYQEAHPDAEEHVKSVLTKAERQLKDKFDGRPTKPPPNGYSLYCAELMVNMKDVPSTERMVLCSKQWKVMTQKEKDMFQKRCEQKKKQYEIDLQRFLESLPEEERDRVMTEEKLGGSRLGMGGVGSPHRSKSPSAKVGLTKLQQERCREAEQGHWVHSGLTTKEKRDGKKRTKLPETPKTAEEMWQQGVVGDYLAKYRSDRKKTQSAMESAWKAMEKKEKIPWIKKAAEDQKRYERELLEMRTAQAGAGQRKPKFEGEPRKPPVSGYQMFSQELLTNGELNHFSLKERMVEIGKRWHKLSQSHKDKYKKLVEELQIEYKAELEAWVKSLSPQERAVYKEFSTTKRRSTTKARGGPGAKVRVTAVKGKAVGARAAAAGVGGGKRAMAYRAKQDTSDSDDDDKTDSSDSDDESSGSSDSEDNDDDQSEGSSSSSSEDSSDSDTD
- the ubtfl gene encoding upstream binding transcription factor, like isoform X2: MNGSSSVSSASQTIQIKTEPVVDAWSKEDCLTLLERIRSLLPDGDAMKYKTTESHFDWEKVCFGGFTGDMCKQKWAKVSTEVRKFRTMTELIVDAIEFVKNPYKGKKLKTHPDFPKKPLTPYFRFFMEKRAKYAKIHPEMSNLDLTKILSKKYKELPDKKKQKYITEFQREKESFEKNMARFKEDYPELIEERKKSDLPEKPKTPQQLWYNHEKKTYMKLHPDVSQKELKEALRRQWSQLSDKKRLKWISKALELQKDYAGCMRVYQEAHPDAEEHVKSVLTKAERQLKDKFDGRPTKPPPNGYSLYCAELMVNMKDVPSTERMVLCSKQWKVMTQKEKDMFQKRCEQKKKQYEIDLQRFLESLPEEERDRVMTEEKLGGSRLGMGGVGSPHRSKSPSAKVGLTKLQQERCREAEQGHWVHSGLTTKEKRDGKKRTKLPETPKTAEEMWQQGVVGDYLAKYRSDRKKTQSAMESAWKAMEKKEKIPWIKKAAEDQKRYERELLEMRTAQAGAGQRKPKFEGEPRKPPVSGYQMFSQELLTNGELNHFSLKERMVEIGKRWHKLSQSHKDKYKKLVEELQIEYKAELEAWVKSLSPQERAVYKEFSTTKRRSTTKARGGPGAKVRVTAVKGKAVGARAAAAGVGGGKRAMAYRAKVTVPFSSDCFPQTDGDTHSRIRPTQMTMTRRTRQTPTTNHPAAPTAKIMTTTNLRAPAALPQRTAVTQTQTSPHPPILPPQKRRVCAGHASS
- the ubtfl gene encoding upstream binding transcription factor, like isoform X5 codes for the protein MNGSSSVSSASQTIQIKTEPVVDAWSKEDCLTLLERIRSLLPDGDAMKYKTTESHFDWEKVCFGGFTGDMCKQKWAKVSTEVRKFRTMTELIVDAIEFVKNPYKGKKLKTHPDFPKKPLTPYFRFFMEKRAKYAKIHPEMSNLDLTKILSKKYKELPDKKKQKYITEFQREKESFEKNMARFKEDYPELIEERKKSDLPEKPKTPQQLWYNHEKKTYMKLHPDVSQKELKEALRRQWSQLSDKKRLKWISKALELQKDYAGCMRVYQEAHPDAEEHVKSVLTKAERQLKDKFDGRPTKPPPNGYSLYCAELMVNMKDVPSTERMVLCSKQWKVMTQKEKDMFQKRCEQKKKQYEIDLQRFLESLPEEERDRVMTEEKLGGSRLGMGGVGSPHRSKSPSAKVGLTKLQQERCREAEQGHWVHSGLTTKEKRDGKKRTKLPETPKTAEEMWQQGVVGDYLAKYRSDRKKTQSAMESAWKAMEKKEKIPWIKKAAEDQKRYEVQYRPVRELLEMRTAQAGAGQRKPKFEGEPRKPPVSGYQMFSQELLTNGELNHFSLKERMVEIGKRWHKLSQSHKDKYKKLVEELQIEYKAELEAWVKSLSPQERAVYKEFSTTKRRSTTKARGGPGAKVRVTAVKGKAQDTSDSDDDDKTDSSDSDDESSGSSDSEDNDDDQSEGSSSSSSEDSSDSDTD